In the genome of Achromobacter sp. MFA1 R4, the window CCAGCGCTACGCCCAGTCCGCTTTCGACCAGGCTCAGCAGGGTCTGCACCTGCACCGCCTCCTGCGTGATGCGCGGGGTGAAGCCACGCAACTGGCAGGCATTGATCGCCGCCATGCGCAGTCCCGCGGCTTCGGTGGCCGTGTACATGATGAACGGCTCCTGCGCCAGGTCGGTCAGGCGCACGCGGCTGCGCCGCGCCAGCGGGTGCGCCTTGGGCACGGCGAGCGCGAAGGTCTCGGTCGTCAGCGGCGACAGCCGCACGCTCGATCCCATCGCCACCGGCACGCGCACGATGCCGACTTCCAGCGTGTCTTCCTCCAGCTCCTGCATGATGCGGATCGATGTGGCCTCGCGCAGCACCACCGTGACGCCCGGATAGCGTTCGCGAAAGCGCGGCAGGATGCGCGGCAGCACGTCGTGCGTGGCCGACCCCACGAATCCGATGCGCACCGTGCCGCCTTCGCCTGCCGCCCCGGCGCGGGCGGCAAGCCGGAACTGCTCAGCGTGGAAGAGGGCGCGGCGCGCCTCATCGAGCGCGGCCAGCCCGGCCTCCGTGAGCTTGACGCCCTGGCGGCCGCGCACGAACAGCGCGGCGCCCACCTGCGCTTCGAGCTTGCGGATCGACACCGACAGCGGCGGCTGCGACATGTGCAGTTTTTCCGCGGCGCGATGGAAGTTCAGCGTTTCGGCAAGGACGAGGAACTGCTGGAGATGGCGCAAATCCATGGCGGAAGTCCAGGCGGGGAAGACGCCGCATGATACGGCGGGGCGGCGGATCCCGATCGGGTCAGGCGATGGCGCCTTGCGCGCGCAGGCGGTCCAGCGCGGCGTCGTCCAGCGCCAGCACGCGCGCCAGCACCGCGTCGGTGTGTTCGCCCAGGCGCGGCGGCGCGGCTGGTTCGCGCGGC includes:
- a CDS encoding LysR family transcriptional regulator codes for the protein MDLRHLQQFLVLAETLNFHRAAEKLHMSQPPLSVSIRKLEAQVGAALFVRGRQGVKLTEAGLAALDEARRALFHAEQFRLAARAGAAGEGGTVRIGFVGSATHDVLPRILPRFRERYPGVTVVLREATSIRIMQELEEDTLEVGIVRVPVAMGSSVRLSPLTTETFALAVPKAHPLARRSRVRLTDLAQEPFIMYTATEAAGLRMAAINACQLRGFTPRITQEAVQVQTLLSLVESGLGVALVPAGGRRHPGTGVVYKALADFPAGASIGISLAWNPATERSATRNLREMAGLAFRDKNPK